The sequence below is a genomic window from Xyrauchen texanus isolate HMW12.3.18 chromosome 46, RBS_HiC_50CHRs, whole genome shotgun sequence.
tgtctttgagatgtttatgatttagaatgtttgtaaatctgattttttaagatgtttagcagatgttcattagaatgtgatgctttccagataaaaatatttaaaacatcttggagatgtacttgtgctctacttccaaccagcatgtattGTTGGAAGTAGAGCACAagtagcatgctaacattcatttTCACTAGCTAGTccataaagaaatataaaagaaTTGAATAACATTCTAATtctgttgggtttacccaattcaactaggttctttctgcacaaagtgtttgtgttgagattacggaataattttaagttaaagctacactatgtaacttttggccctctagcggttaaaaaataaaactgcatgtgtcttgtggaagaacattgtttAGGTAATCACGCAAGTTAAGCTTCAGCTCCTCTGATGATGAATGTAGTTAGAGGAACcggtgtacacatggatacaggaaatcttatcagagtgaatggacaaataaataaaagagattacATTTTTTCAGATATCCATCTTTTGGATCAAGAGtcgtcgccacctctgaaaagccaagccaatGTTGAATCgggttttattacggactctgtcgctttccctttcTGCTTGTAGACTCTGATCTGtttggggtttctttgtttttacaactggTGATTCCTCTGAGGTTTGCCGTTTTTAATGATCCATGGGCAATTTTTCTcattcgttgtgacaacaaactttcagcttcacgcTACTCCCTCACCATGCACGCGCtatagtgaatttattttcacTGCGTCACAGGATATGACGTCAACACGCATGGGCGAATGACATATGTATGCAAATTCCCGCTAAATCCGTCCCGACAGCTCtcaaatttaaatcattattattggTTTATCAgtgtgtatttgggtaaagacaaggtttggaagatggatttttgttgaactctctcattaataacattttgttatgttttaacaaaaaattaaatacatagtgtagctttaagaaaatgtatttcaaacaCATGGAGCCACTCTCCATGattgaataaaatgttttgtactacaaacattattttaaaattaagtcacttacaataaataataataatatatatctcTTTGGCTTTAGAGTGTAAGTGACGTTTTAAAAGAACGTGTGTAGTAGGCCTACAAAACACTTTTTGGGccattcaaattttttatttttttttgctgtcctCATCACTTGTATCAGCTCGGACAAATATATTATATGTGCTGGAAGAATTGCCATAATCTAGCCTACAAACCAAAAGCTACGGTAAAACTGACATGTCAGCATGCCGAAGAGGTGACCTTCATTCAGCGGGCGATAGTTGGTTGGTtggagttaaatgttctcctagCACTTACAAATCACTGTTTTACCGCTGTATCACGAAATTAATTTATTAACGTCCACGTCAGATTTGCCATCTTTTGGGACCATCACCCCGGCAGCTAAACGCGTAAACGGACCGCAGTGATGGGATTCTTCCTTCCAGAGATTTGCTCGCCTCACTTATCCGCACACCGCATCTCTCAAGAAGAATTTACAGACCTCCGAGATTAGTTAGCTGACTTTTTGTTTATGAAACACTGTAATGTGTGGATGAGGGTGACTGCAGAGCTGTTAAACATCTGCGACGTTTGACACGCGCAGGCATGAATCACTAATTAATGAGATTTGTCGAAACCAGTGCGCCTTTAACATGCCATTTTATATCTGTCATTCATATGTGTTAATATACTAGTACATAATTTGATTTAGGGCtgttaaagtcatttttaaaaaatgtaagtgcTGGTGTTGAAGGGCAAGCTGTCCATGGCCGCTGTCGCATCTCTATCGCAGCGCAACGTTTTCGTCTCTTATATAGTTACATTCAtacaggaaactcatataaggaATAATAGAGCATGGACTGATATGATCTTAATGCatgtcatacatatatatatataaaacttccTTACCGTTGACCTCCACACGTTTCCAGCCATCCTGTGCTAACCGTGTTCCTGCGACTACCAACTGAACGCAGCTATGTCTCATCCTCCACTACGAGCATCTGATGTTGCCAGATATTACACAAGAAGACGGGCTACGAAACCGCGTTACTTTAGTAGAGTACATTTTATTGTGTATCTCTGTCAGTGCATGCTTAGATTAAAGTTATTCAGAAGTATAGAGAATTTAATTTACAGCTGGTAATCTATATGCAACATATGTAATGTGTattcaataatgttttaaatcaacTAAATAAGGTGTGTTACAAAGTCTGACGAATAATGCTTTTCCCAGTTTTGAAGATGTAATTAATAGCATACTTTGAATGCTATAAGTTGAATATATAGTTCCAGCAATTCCGTCTAAAGGATGTTTCTTAAACTTAAGGCACTTTTAGCATTGTAGACTTCACACCTTCATTAACTTTGtgtactaacaatgtccaacaacGTATGTTTGATACAGTggaatttccaccacatctcaaacaTGGTCGGGTTAAAGGATTATTCCTAAGTCCCATCGAAACTGATGATGAGGTCAGACGAAGAGAATACCTATTTCCCACCCTAAAATGATtgttacagcttgattggaaataatGACCAATTAAAATACTCTGCACACtggtgatatttaccttgatttttttgtttaattgatGTACTTGTCTCATATTTAATATTAAGCATGCTCTTCAATAACACTTTTGTGAACTTTGTTAACAAGTGCAGTCACTTACAAAAAAAGAGTTATTAGGGGCAgaaaatgccatttttaaaaaataataattttattgattcTTGAATAATTTtgactaaataaaaatattcaaatggcttatgtttattttactctttgtttagattggcATAGTTTTAAACAAGTAATAATTTTTATTAGTATTACAGAATTTTAATATAGAAAGTCTGTGTCTAGGAAAAGGCTCAAATGTAAtataaaaggcattttaaaagcaccaaaattaaaaatgaaggCCTAGTAAATCGATTACAGGTCAGTTTTAATATGACCTAtatataacaaaagaaaaaagttgaaatctgtttgtttttataaaaatcaagCCCTTGAATAACTTTCTTTTAGAACTGAAAGCACACGTTTTTAAAACTCTCCAAAATTCTATTACAACTGGCAACCCTGAGTACTAGCACACTGCTTTTCATGCAGCTGCAAAGTTGAGAAGCTCTGACAAGTTGAGCACACATGCTTTAGTCACACTTCCCCTACTGGACTGGATGTCAAGTGCACTTTTACAGTAGCGTCACAAACgtgcaaatacatttttcctctttttttttcagTCTGACTTTTTCTCAAAtattaacaaacatttttagttCTAGAGGATGCATTTTTTAAGGGTTTGCTGGATGTTACATGTTGTACATTTACTGACCACGCTTACTAACACTAGTCCAAGGCACAAACAGACCACAAGACGGCAATGTTTTCTTGAAAGTCTTGGTCAGATCAATGTGTTCTAGTGTACCTTATTTGGACAACACTGGCATGCAAAGATGCAAGGCTTTCATTATATTGTACCACTATAGTACTGTTTAAATATTCTGAATATTATAGTCAAAACAGCTTTATTACATACTGTAAAGACACAGGGACATTTTCTGGTGAGTGTTCTTCTTTATCCAACATAATGTAAATGCAAAGATGCAAAGCTGAtcatatatatttaaagtatagaTGTCATTTTAAGCAAAAGgatattttagaaaatgtaaggGAAAATTTTTATATGAAACAAACAGCTACACAAACTGCTGTATTCAATTACAAAAGTTTGTCCACATTGGGTTtacaataaaaaagcaaaatgcaaaAGCATTAATCAAAAATAGCAAATAAGAAGTACAACATGGAAAAAGCCCCAGAAAGGGTTAATAAACAAAAGAAGGGCTTCACTATTATGAAATATACAAATAGCAGCATTTTAAGTGTAATTTAAAACATAATGTTATACAGTATTGTGTTAGGAGTGCAAAGAGGATTCTTTTGATTTGAAACATCCTGAGACAGTGATCAAAATGGATTCAGGGTAACTACAGAATCAGAAAGGTCTCTTAAAGGTTAAAAGGTTACTAAAACTAAACCCTCACACTGCAGGTAACACGGAGCATTTTGGATTTCTGGAACCGGTGATGCATCAAGCATATGAGACACAGAAAGCTGTGGTAAACATATGCGTTCTTTGCAAATGGAAACAAATATTCAGTGTGACTCAATCAACAGATTCAAACAGCATACTGCTTTGGTTGACCCTTGAGGCTGAGGTTCCTTTCATTTTGTGAGATCACATGAACTGCTCTACTGTTCAGCAGTCTGCATTCATGAAGAACATCTGTAAAGAAAACAGAGTCAGTTTCCCAAAAAGGAATTAGAGCATTTCAGCAAATGAATTGTTTGGTGCCTTGATCCCaccaaagaataaaaaataaataaatacaattgtaattacGACTTCGTAATTACAATGTTagaattgtgagaaataaagtcacatttGTGAGGTTTAAAGTTAGAAGTACCATTTTGATTCCATGGCGGGATCTAGCTTCCATAGGAATTGTGCCAGTTTATGTATGTAATTGAcgttttaagaaataaaatattaaaaaaacaatgatttagaCAATACCACTAAAATGTTTATAGGCTTCATCTATGATGGCGTTGTTTGATCTTTTTATCTCCCAAAAACCATCATCTACCCAAGGTTTACATTCTGCTAGCTCCGACAGATGGCCATTTTTATACAAGCCTGCTACGATCGAAAGAGAAGAAACAATAATTACAGaacacatagacaaacataaaGTTGGTCtcataacaataaacaataaacagacAATAAAAAGGGACATTGTTTAGGAAAAAAGATTAAATGCTAACTGTAAACAAATGTGATTTATTACTCAAaacaagtaatccactacaaattacttattacttcttaaaaaaaaatctaattactttactgattacttaatggGAAAGAAATGACATTACAAATGACTTTACTTTTAAGCTACTTTTCAAAACAATTATCTCAGAATAGTGgtgtttttctgctcaacaatttcaaaataatgaCTAAATTtcataattgttcattgttgttgtactttcagctgtcacagaaacacaaacagatgtatatatgaaaataatccctgctttaaatgttttctacataaataatattattttagaaaaatgtgtAACCGGATGTCTTTAAAGTAGGGctgtttatttaatgcattattttagtatggttaattatataaaaataacgtataaaatacattttattacgcAATTATTCAGTCCCCCTGAAGTGTACAGTACTTAAGTCCGTAATAAATTTACGGATTTTCCTACCATACGAGCCGCAAGTGGGCAGAGACATCTTCCAATGTTTATAACGTACATGAGATAGTTGTGGAGGCGATGTCAGCAAGCGAAAAAGCTGACTTTTTCAAGCTTGAAGAACATTTGTTTTTACTAGCTGTGTCAAAAGTTGACAGGACGCCTCGACAAACTTCATTGACACAACAGAAAACAGGAACCTTGAGATGCACTTTTCAAAGTTtccactacttttaacttgacactgctGAATACCAGTGAGACGCCCCAAATGTGACCATCTGAGGCACACACATGTAAATAGAGCAACAATTAAATACAGCACAGACAGAACGCAAGAACATGTACTGTGAGAACTGGACACATTGATAAACTCAATGCAAAATAGACTGGTCAACTGTAGGCTTGGTTCAATGAtatcagaataaaacaaaacaatataattcGTTCTTaagtattgtctaatcaatgctttatgcatctaccacaataatgcaatttatttcaaactgaatttccatccgtattatatatttattttaggccctaaatatttataaatattttaattactatGCGACCccctcccttttctccccaatttggaatgcccaattcccaatgcactctaagtcctcatggtggtgtagtgactcgcctcaatctgggtagcggaggacgacctcagttgcctccttgtctgagaccatcaatccatgcatcttatcacgtggcttgttgagcgcgttaccatggagacatagcatgtgtagaggcttcatgctattctctgcggcatccacgcacaactcaccacgcgcctcaccgagagcgagaaccacgtcatagcaaccacgaggaggttaccccatgtaactctaccctccctagcaaccgggccaatttggttgcttatgagacatctctcaacacaccctggattttaACTCGTGTctgcaggtgtgatagtcagcttctttactcgctgagctacccaggcccattattatgcattatttatattaataaccTTTATTCAGAGTGCCTTTCTCTGTAAATAATAATGTAtgcgattaattcgattaatttaTTGCATGTAATTCAGTCTATTAAAAttgttaatcaattgacagccctacttaaaagtaattaaaggaACTGTAAGCGATAGGATTTCCACAAGGTGAGCCATTGGATTAGCAACGTCCCTTCTTTCCAAATCCCTGTACTTCAAATATACCAAATAAGCtaataactaattactttgttatcagattacacccaacactggtaatAGGTTACCGTAATACCCATGCAAGTACATTGTTTTCATGCTACAATCAATCAATTCAATAACAGGGTTAAACTTCCAACAAATACCTTTGATTGTATCATCAATGTCTTTGCATAGTTGGTATAGGTTACTTCCACGTCCCACCACCCTTTCACCTAAAGTTACACAATAAAAGAGAATAGGTTAACTTGCTTGCCTTGCTGTAGTGttgcaaatgaaaaaaacataTCCTTTTAATCATGTTGCATATGGATCCAAATTGAGCAACCTAACATAAAACATCTCACCATCCAACACTTTGATGTTTGAGAACATTTCAAGAAGAAGGGTGCGGTATGAAGAATTCTTGCAGactacaacaaaataaatgagtACAAATATTGGAAATGGTTTACAGTACCAAAAAGATCTAAATAAACAAAGACCCAGACAAACGCTAACCTGGATTGGTATAATTATACATGTTGTCCTTCAATCTAATGCTTTCCAGTTTCCATAAAGACTTGAGTGCATGGAGATTATCAACACTGTTGGTGCAAGGCAACAAATTTGACATGGGCGATAGGGgattagaaaagaaaaaagtgatcCGTCATTTTTAAAGTGGCTATATTGTATCACATTGTTTCGCTTACCTCGGTATCACATTGCCTGACAAATTTAGACTCTGTAAACTTTCGCAGCTTGAAAGGGGTTCTGAGAAAAGACATATTGACATTAAATATTACTCAGCTGCATTGATAAGAATCCATATTCAGATTATAATATGGTTGTAATAACCATTACCTAAATTGGAGATTCTGTTGGCTGACAAGTTAAGGACAAGAAGTCTTCGTAGAGGCGAAAGAGGCCCCAGATTCGTGATGTTATTTCCCGAGAGGTCCAGCCTCTCCAGGTTTATACACTCTCCTACACATCCAAGGTCATAAATTCCTGCAAAACACAAGTTGGATTGTGTTTATGTGAAATACGTTGTACCAACTATTCAGAAGCCACAAAACTCTTTAGTTTGCTTACCTAAATTAAtcagtttaagaaataaaatagatTCCAGATCGAACTCCCCTGTGGAGGACTTCAGAAGTACGGTGGTAATCTTTGCACATTCGGTTTCTGGAAGATGATGAGACACTCTTTTACTAAAAAACACATGTTCATATGTCTGCTGACAATATTgacaacatactgtacatcacacaATACCCACTTACAGggttggactgggaagagaaatcagcccgggatttttCATGGCATCTGgcccaaaagtgtgtgtgtgtgccgatgGTCagtcggccccaaagtgcgtcagcacaccgggaaaatgcctggaatgccagattatcagtccagccctgcccactTAAcaggatagtttgcccaaaaatgaaaattctctcatcatttactcactctcatgccatcccagatgtgcatgactttctttatactgctgaacacaaagattttagaagaatatttcagctctgtaattccattcaatgcaagtgaatggtgaccaaaactttgaaggtccaaaaagcatttcaagaaaaccaaaaagttctccatatgactccagtggttaaatccatcttcagaagagatatgataagtgtgggtgagaaacagatcaacatttaagtcctttttactatactGTTTTCAgtgattattcatgcatatccaccagagaggagaatttaaagtaaaaaagaacttaaatattgatctgtttctcacccacacttatcatatctcttctgaagacattgatttaaccactggatcatgtggattacttttatgctgcctttacatgcatTTTGGAGCTccacatttctggccaccattcacttgcattgtatggaccgacagagctgaactattctcctaaaaatcttcatttgtgttcagcagaagaaagaaagtcctacacatctgggatggcatgagcgtgagtaaatgatgagagaattttcatttttgggtgaactatccctttaaaatagttTTCAAAGCTATAATAAAATAACTGAGTATATATGGATATAATAAAAGTCGTAATTAGCTAACAGTTGGTTTAAACGCTGAATTTATGTTTAAAAGAAACCCAATTCAGCACACATGCGAAGCAACAAGCGATTAATGAATGACCTTAAGGAAATGGCATGCTGGTTTTATTGCAATGACAGTGCACGACTACATTTATTAGCCTGCCAAAGAGATTAACTTCTTGCAAaaatatcattataaaaatatatatgtaatatttagtAGTAGTGTTTTTGTCGGTCAGCACCACGGTGTGTGGACAGCTACCGCTGCTAGCACACACGTTTAATACATATTGTTTCTTGGTTACAAGTAACTCACCATTTTCTTTTCCCCTCTTAGAGTCCATTATCGATCAGATGTATGAAATCATTTGCAGATTACAGCATGAGATTAATGTTTTGTGAATAAATACCGGTGGACAGACAGCATGCAGTGAGCACTGGCAGGAGTGATGTTAGCTCCGCTGCTAGCCTCGCTGTAGCCTAATGTTTACCCTACCTACTGAAGATTTGAATGATTATTTGCACCCTGTTGTTTTGCTGGTTTGATGTATTGTTCTTTTATCGGCTGGTTTAATTAACATAAATTTAGAGCAGCCGGAAGTCGGACTTTACTTCAAGCCACCCTTCTTGCGTTTTTTGTGTACGAATATATGTTCCTAGAATAgcctagaaaaaaaataaatctgtatatatatatatatatatatatatatatatatatatatatatatatatatatatatatatatatatatatatatatggggtgcATAGTTTAAACTTATGCATATACTTTTGACAcaacaagatgcttttttgagtaacacattttgataatgcttattcaaaataaccacttagGAAAGAGttaaccactttctcttaatttCAGTCGTATTTGGcttttcataacatctcaagtagttttagttaatcaaattaatctccattgttaCTGAATCAGTCCCGAGCCCACTTAaatcatttttcataataaatcttttcgccccacttaagaaaaacaatgtgactTATAGGGGCCTttgcaacaggggggctttttttaaatatttatttttaccccaaatactatcctttcacttattggattgttattaaaaatcttttgattgaatcaccttgaacaaaactgaaaatgaccaATAAatcttttgtctcaaaataaacatgatcatttcagggattttcattagttacataaatttgcatactttttttttaaattataacacTTAATACCTTGGATCTTTAATGACCTGAGACATCATTCCATCCcatgtacctcatccatttttttaaagttgtgcccacacctctttattattcctgaatctatctatctaacaaTTTCTTTTATATAACGGTTTAAGCATCACAAGCATATAGGATCATTAGAGACCCGAGGCatgtttgagtgtgtttttttttttttttttgtgctttattttttcttttcgttGTTGCActttcataaattatatatttttttaatcatttcatATCTGTTTAAGTTTACTCTCACAGACTATCTATTACTTTgtgtattacaagagaagttagtattatattcatacaaatatataCTATATCACGCTgactttctgtgcaacaatgaactatCAACAATAGAGAATTATCTGTATTTTATATAAGTGTAtacataaacataatatac
It includes:
- the LOC127638582 gene encoding leucine-rich repeat-containing protein 61-like isoform X2; this translates as MDSKRGKENETECAKITTVLLKSSTGEFDLESILFLKLINLGIYDLGCVGECINLERLDLSGNNITNLGPLSPLRRLLVLNLSANRISNLEPLSSCESLQSLNLSGNVIPSVDNLHALKSLWKLESIRLKDNMYNYTNPVCKNSSYRTLLLEMFSNIKVLDGERVVGRGSNLYQLCKDIDDTIKGLYKNGHLSELAECKPWVDDGFWEIKRSNNAIIDEAYKHFSDVLHECRLLNSRAVHVISQNERNLSLKGQPKQYAV
- the LOC127638582 gene encoding leucine-rich repeat-containing protein 61-like isoform X1, with translation MDSKRGKENETECAKITTVLLKSSTGEFDLESILFLKLINLGIYDLGCVGECINLERLDLSGNNITNLGPLSPLRRLLVLNLSANRISNLEPLSSCESLQSLNLSGNVIPSVDNLHALKSLWKLESIRLKDNMYNYTNPVCKNSSYRTLLLEMFSNIKVLDGERVVGRGSNLYQLCKDIDDTIKAGLYKNGHLSELAECKPWVDDGFWEIKRSNNAIIDEAYKHFSDVLHECRLLNSRAVHVISQNERNLSLKGQPKQYAV